One genomic region from Sorangium aterium encodes:
- a CDS encoding CTP synthase has translation MSKRTKFVFVTGGVVSSIGKGLAAASIGALMESRGLKVTHLKLDPYINVDPGTMSPYQHGEVFVTDDGAETDLDLGHYERFTLARMSRQNNFTTGRVYEAVISKERRGEYLGATVQVIPHVTDEIKLRIRSAADGADVAIVEVGGTVGDIESLPFIEAIRQLKVESGAQNAISVHVTLVPFIATAGELKTKPTQHSVKEMREIGIQPDILLCRCDRPLPRSMKEKISLFSNVAVDCVIAAVDVDCIYELPLVLHAEGIDEKITELLNIWARQPDLSPWQRIVERFKKPSRGIVKIGVVGKYVHLRDSYKSLHEALVHGGLHNDVRVELEYIDSEQIEARGAADLLSNLDAILVPGGFGDRGTEGKIEAIRYAREEKIPFFGICLGMQLAVVEYARHVCGMTGANSVEFDRNAAYPVIDLMPDQKGVVEKGGTMRLGAYPCVLDKGSVAAEAYGQTSISERHRHRYEVSNKYREAMAQKGLVLSGTSPDQRLVEMIELREHPYFVGCQFHPEFKSRPHSAHPLFARFVRAGLERQRERNKAEKPKPGDSASAHTQQAASSVN, from the coding sequence ATGAGCAAGCGGACCAAATTCGTCTTCGTCACAGGCGGAGTCGTATCGTCGATCGGCAAGGGACTCGCTGCGGCCTCGATCGGGGCGCTGATGGAGTCCCGTGGGTTGAAGGTTACCCACCTCAAGCTGGACCCGTACATCAATGTCGATCCCGGCACGATGTCCCCCTACCAGCACGGCGAGGTCTTCGTCACAGACGATGGAGCAGAGACCGATCTCGATCTCGGGCACTACGAGCGCTTCACGCTCGCGCGGATGAGCCGCCAGAACAACTTCACCACCGGCCGCGTCTACGAGGCGGTCATCTCGAAGGAGCGCCGCGGCGAGTATCTCGGCGCGACGGTGCAGGTGATCCCGCACGTCACGGACGAGATCAAGCTGCGCATCCGTTCTGCTGCGGACGGGGCTGACGTCGCGATTGTCGAGGTCGGCGGTACCGTGGGTGACATCGAGTCGCTTCCGTTCATCGAGGCGATCCGCCAGCTCAAGGTGGAGTCGGGCGCGCAGAACGCGATCTCGGTGCACGTCACGCTGGTGCCGTTCATCGCGACGGCGGGCGAGCTGAAGACGAAGCCCACCCAGCACTCGGTGAAGGAGATGCGCGAGATCGGCATTCAGCCGGACATCCTCCTCTGTCGCTGCGATCGGCCGCTCCCGCGCAGCATGAAGGAGAAGATCTCCCTCTTCTCGAACGTCGCCGTCGACTGCGTGATCGCGGCCGTCGACGTCGACTGCATCTACGAGCTCCCCCTCGTCCTCCACGCCGAGGGGATCGACGAGAAGATCACGGAGCTGCTCAACATCTGGGCGAGGCAGCCGGACCTGTCGCCGTGGCAGCGCATCGTCGAGCGATTCAAGAAGCCGTCCCGCGGCATCGTGAAGATCGGCGTCGTCGGCAAGTACGTGCACCTGCGCGACTCCTACAAGTCGCTGCACGAGGCGCTCGTCCACGGCGGGCTCCACAACGACGTGCGGGTCGAGCTCGAGTACATCGACTCCGAGCAGATCGAGGCGCGCGGTGCGGCCGACCTGCTGTCGAACCTGGACGCTATCCTCGTGCCCGGCGGCTTCGGCGATCGCGGGACCGAGGGGAAGATCGAGGCCATCCGCTACGCGCGCGAGGAGAAGATCCCGTTCTTCGGGATCTGCCTCGGCATGCAGCTCGCGGTCGTCGAGTACGCGCGCCACGTCTGCGGCATGACGGGAGCGAACTCCGTGGAGTTCGATCGCAACGCCGCCTACCCGGTGATCGATCTGATGCCCGACCAGAAGGGGGTCGTCGAGAAGGGCGGGACGATGCGCCTCGGCGCGTACCCGTGCGTCCTGGACAAGGGCTCCGTCGCCGCAGAGGCGTACGGGCAGACGAGCATCAGCGAGCGGCACCGGCATCGGTACGAGGTGTCGAACAAGTACCGCGAGGCGATGGCGCAGAAGGGGCTCGTGCTTTCCGGGACGTCGCCCGACCAGCGCCTCGTCGAGATGATCGAGCTGCGCGAGCATCCGTACTTCGTGGGCTGTCAGTTCCACCCCGAGTTCAAGAGCCGCCCCCATAGCGCCCACCCGCTCTTCGCGCGCTTCGTGCGCGCCGGTCTGGAGCGCCAACGCGAGCGCAACAAGGCCGAGAAGCCGAAGCCCGGCGATTCTGCCTCCGCCCATACCCAGCAAGCTGCCTCGTCCGTCAACTAG